A segment of the Echinicola strongylocentroti genome:
GGAGTACAATCAATACAGCTATGGCTTTATCAAGAACATGCTGGAAAACAATATGACAGAAGCCACAACGGAAGCCTCCGGCAAGGAACTTCCCAAACACGGCAACGTCAGGGGAAGAACATATTACAACGAACAACGATAACTTAAACTTTAAACAACTATGCCCAACCCGATCGAAACACAACTTATCAAACTCAGGCTCCATGGCATGCGCCAGACCTGGGCAACATTACAGGAGACCCGTAAAAACCAAAGCCTCTCCCTTACCGAAGGCCTTGAGCTTATGCTGCAGGCAGAAGAACAGGAACGGGACAACAGGAGATTCAAAAGACTGGAATCCAATGCGGGCTTCCGTTACAGGGCTTCCCTGGAAGAACTTTCCCTGGACAGGACCAGGGGCCTGGATGACATGCTCCTGACAACACTGGCGACCGGGGAATATATGGAACATGGTGATGCGGTACTTATCACGGGAGCCACCGGCTGCGGAAAAAGTTACCTGGCCTCGGCCCTCGGCCATCAGGCCTGTGTGCACGGCAAAAAGGTCGCCTACTTCAATACCCAGAAGCTTATGCTCAAAATCAAGATGGTAAGGTTGGACGGTACCGTGCTCAAGTTCTTCGATAAAATGGCCAGAACAGACCTGCTTATCCTGGATGACTTCGGGCTCACACACCTGGACAAACAACAACAAATGGACTTTATGGAACTTATCGAAGACAGACATGGTAAAAAATCCACTGTTATTGTAAGCCAGCTCCCTGTCTCAAGCTGGTATGATGTAATAGGTGAACCGACCATAGCGGACGCCATCCTTGACCGGTTGGTGCACGCCTCCTACAGAATCGTGTTAAAAGGGGAAAGTCTCAGAAAAAAAATGTAAAATTGTCAGTCTTCTGACTATACTACCAAAACAGCCTCTGCAGAGGGGTCAATATCACCGGAACAGGGGTCAACATCGACCGGAATATCCATTGGTATTGTACCATTTGGACGGGTATTCTGGTTGCATGTACACGAGTGGACATACGCATTGCGAATATATCTCTTGTATTCTGTTTTTATAAAATGGTCAGCTTAGTTAATTCAAGACTTATTATCCATTACAAACGTTTACTGATCAATTGTAAACATTTATGATTGAATAATCCTCTAAAACTAAGGGACTCCTAAAAATATAAAAAATACTCCATCTAGGGTGTTTTTTGTGGAAACCTACTGCTGTGGTGTTTTTAAATATTTGTTGTTTTCTTACGTGGCTCAAAAAGAAAAAAGGAACTGGACAAAGGGTTACCTAAATCCTGGATTAGCATTAGGCGCAGTAACTAATATCCAAAAAATAGGGACAAAATCATCCGAATTTAACAGAATCAAACAGATTCGAAATAATGCTAAACCCCTGAAAAACAAAAAACTCCGAACAATTTTGACATTGTCCGGAGTTTAAAAGTAGCGGGAACAGGACTCGAACCTGTGACCTTCGGGTTATGAGCCCGACGAGCTACCAACTGCTCCATCCCGCGATATATCTTGTAATTATTTATATCTTTTGTCTAAATTTAAAGGTGGTTTTGACTTGCTCAATACCCTGTTTCCTTTATTGTGATACAAAGGTAGGCAGAAATTATGAAAAATCAAGTACCTTTGTAAAAATATTTATCCTATGACCGAAAAAACACATAAGGCTGGTTTTGTAAATATCATCGGCAAGCCCAACGTGGGCAAGTCCACACTGATGAATGTATTGGTGGGTGAGCGGCTTTCGATTATTTCATCCAAAGCACAGACTACACGCCACCGTATTCTTGGACTGATGAATGATGCTGACTATCAGATTGTTTTTTCGGACACTCCTGGCATGCTCAAGCCAAAATATGAACTGCACAAAAGCATGATGAGCTTTGTGAACCTGTCATTGGAGGATGCCGATGTGATCGTTTTTGTTACTGACCTGTTCGAAACCGACAATGAAATCGAGGAAGTCATCGAAAAAATCAATGCCTCTGGAACTCCTGTTTTATTGGTGATCAACAAAATTGACCTCGCCAAGAATAACAAGCTGGAAGAAGTCACCCAATACTGGACTGATCGACTAAAAACAGACACAGTCATTCCTGTGTCGGCATTGGAGAACTTTAATATTGAGCGGATCATGCAGGAGATTCTGGACAGGTTGCCCGTTCATCCACCCTATTATGACAAGGAGGAACTTACTGATCGGCCAGAGCGTTTCTTTGCCTCTGAGATCATCAGGGAAAAGATCTTTACCAATTACAAGAAAGAAATCCCCTACAGCACAGAAGTAACTATTGATCAATTTACGGAAGATGATAAGATCATCCGCATCAGAGCTATTATCTTTGTGGAGCGATCCAGCCAAAAGGGCATCATCATAGGTGATAAAGGCAAGGCCATAAAGAATGTAGGTATTCAGTCAAGAGAGGCGATGGAAGCTTTTTTTGGCAAGCAGGTATTTCTCGAAACCCATGTGAAGGTAGAGGACGACTGGAGAAAAAATAAAAACAAACTAAGAAAATTCGGTTACGATCAGTAACCTAACTAAGCGTAGAAAAAAATGGCAAATATTGTAGCAATAGTAGGGAGGCCAAATGTGGGCAAATCCACTTTCTTCAACCGTCTCATCGAACAGCGTAAGGCTATCGAAGACAATGAAAGTGGGGTCACTAGAGACCGCCATTACGGGCATGCCCAGTGGGGAGGAAAGTACTTCTCGGTGATCGATACCGGCGGGTACGTTACCGGCTCGGAAGATGTCTTCGAGGCGGAGATCCGTAAGCAGGTGAAGCTGGCTGTGGAAGAAGCTTCTGTGATCCTTTTTGTGGTGGACTGCATCGATGGTCTGACGGATCTGGACAAGGAATTTGCCAATGAACTTCGGGGTGCCAATAAGCCCATATATATCGTCGCCAATAAAGCCGATACACAAGAAAGGTCTTTTATGGCCAATGAGTTTTATGAATTGGGCCTAGGGGATGGTGCCGTCTATCCTATTGCTGCTGCCAGTGGGAGCGGTACGGGAGACCTGTTGGATGAGCTGGTGGTTAATTTTGACGATATTGGCATCGAAAATCCGGATGAGGGCATTCCAAAGCTCGCCATCTTGGGTCGCCCCAATGTCGGTAAATCCTCTTTCCTTAACGCCCTGCTCGGAACCGAAAGGACCATCGTCACGGACGAGGCCGGTACTACAAGGGATACCATCAATTCCCACTATACCCTTTACGGGAA
Coding sequences within it:
- the der gene encoding ribosome biogenesis GTPase Der, translated to MANIVAIVGRPNVGKSTFFNRLIEQRKAIEDNESGVTRDRHYGHAQWGGKYFSVIDTGGYVTGSEDVFEAEIRKQVKLAVEEASVILFVVDCIDGLTDLDKEFANELRGANKPIYIVANKADTQERSFMANEFYELGLGDGAVYPIAAASGSGTGDLLDELVVNFDDIGIENPDEGIPKLAILGRPNVGKSSFLNALLGTERTIVTDEAGTTRDTINSHYTLYGKNFIISDTAGIRKKSRVKEDIEFYSVMRSLRTLEDSDVVIVMVDASRGLEAQDVNLISLAIKNNKGVMIMVNKWDLIEKDHKTMNTFKDDMMEKLGENRWIPIIFTSMLTKQRIFQAIELAVQVYENKTRKIATSQLNDKMLPEIERYPPPAWKGKYIKIKYVTQLPTKNPVFAFFCNLPQYLKAPYTRYLENRLREHFDFQGVPVKITYKKK
- the istB gene encoding IS21-like element helper ATPase IstB; this encodes MPNPIETQLIKLRLHGMRQTWATLQETRKNQSLSLTEGLELMLQAEEQERDNRRFKRLESNAGFRYRASLEELSLDRTRGLDDMLLTTLATGEYMEHGDAVLITGATGCGKSYLASALGHQACVHGKKVAYFNTQKLMLKIKMVRLDGTVLKFFDKMARTDLLILDDFGLTHLDKQQQMDFMELIEDRHGKKSTVIVSQLPVSSWYDVIGEPTIADAILDRLVHASYRIVLKGESLRKKM
- the era gene encoding GTPase Era, giving the protein MTEKTHKAGFVNIIGKPNVGKSTLMNVLVGERLSIISSKAQTTRHRILGLMNDADYQIVFSDTPGMLKPKYELHKSMMSFVNLSLEDADVIVFVTDLFETDNEIEEVIEKINASGTPVLLVINKIDLAKNNKLEEVTQYWTDRLKTDTVIPVSALENFNIERIMQEILDRLPVHPPYYDKEELTDRPERFFASEIIREKIFTNYKKEIPYSTEVTIDQFTEDDKIIRIRAIIFVERSSQKGIIIGDKGKAIKNVGIQSREAMEAFFGKQVFLETHVKVEDDWRKNKNKLRKFGYDQ